In Candidatus Poribacteria bacterium, a single window of DNA contains:
- a CDS encoding HAD-IA family hydrolase, producing MVKAVFFDFYETLYFHRHSLEENLERIAKRYGVEVDWERCETAMERLFTGTSAPDPPTEFSLLELSITVMKRESEFIRVIGIEKHVEQIAWELLQSGHYLFAANSSALYNDVIPTLQHFRDEGFKLAIVSNWDTPLEPLTERLGIAEYFDVIVASHDVRVRSEKPDPHIFNYTLAAIEVSAAEAVHVGDTYAADIVGAQGVGIRPILLDRDDTQTGRWHETIQSLSELPKLLA from the coding sequence ATGGTAAAAGCTGTTTTCTTTGATTTTTACGAAACATTGTATTTTCATAGGCATTCACTTGAAGAAAACCTTGAAAGAATCGCTAAAAGGTATGGCGTTGAGGTGGATTGGGAACGCTGTGAAACAGCAATGGAACGCCTCTTTACTGGCACATCGGCACCCGACCCTCCTACCGAATTTTCTCTGCTGGAATTATCAATAACTGTGATGAAGCGAGAATCCGAATTTATAAGAGTCATTGGTATTGAGAAGCACGTGGAACAAATAGCGTGGGAGTTGTTGCAATCTGGGCACTATCTCTTTGCAGCGAACAGTTCCGCACTTTACAATGATGTTATCCCGACACTCCAGCATTTTCGGGATGAAGGCTTCAAGTTAGCAATCGTTTCTAATTGGGATACACCATTGGAGCCGCTTACTGAGCGACTCGGCATTGCCGAGTATTTTGATGTCATTGTTGCCTCGCATGATGTGCGCGTCAGGTCCGAGAAACCGGATCCGCATATCTTCAACTATACACTCGCAGCAATCGAGGTCTCAGCGGCAGAAGCGGTTCATGTTGGGGATACTTATGCAGCGGATATCGTCGGGGCACAAGGTGTAGGGATTCGTCCGATCTTGCTTGACCGAGACGACACTCAAACCGGCAGATGGCACGAAACGATTCAGAGTCTTAGTGAATTACCGAAACTACTCGCATAG
- a CDS encoding NAD(P)H-dependent oxidoreductase subunit E: MADRTNREVIAQWRDEPAPLLALLHAFHDRDGFISEAVLRDIAVGLRIPLAELFGTLTFYHHFARETPGQDAPRVCTGPVCRLQGGLEILEALKDEGATPMPCAGRCDDCVPVLKGHQVLVGKQVDTLSVQPTPLPPPHPGDGEECIFAEIRESERNTLEGYRRTGGYEALTRALTTLTQTDVIETLKESQLAGRGGAGFPTGMKWESVLNAPGEPKTIVCNADEGEPGCFKDRVILDYAPHAVIEGMTLAAYATGATRGFIYLRYEYPETLKILERALAEAEAAGLLSEAILGNKHRGEDFNFHIYIRRGAGAYVCGEEGSLLNSLEGKHPFPRNRPPYPVTHGFENLPTVVNNVETLAAAVQIVRYGAAWYKNLSYDENLAGTKIISLSGDIQRPGNYEVPFGLPLKTLLYEWAGGAPEGREIQVITTAGLSGGFIAETDFDITIDEPSFQKVGAMLGAAGIMVFDDTRDMLDVARNAMEFFAEESCGKCFPCRIGTHRLTELLSEPLQPNSEALILEIGAVMRATSACGLGTAAPNITDSLIRILNY; encoded by the coding sequence ATGGCAGACCGGACGAATCGAGAAGTGATTGCCCAATGGCGCGATGAACCCGCTCCACTGCTTGCCTTACTACACGCCTTCCATGACCGAGACGGGTTTATATCGGAGGCAGTTCTTCGCGACATCGCGGTCGGACTGCGGATCCCACTTGCTGAACTCTTTGGTACGTTAACGTTCTACCACCATTTTGCACGTGAAACCCCAGGACAGGACGCACCGCGCGTCTGTACTGGACCCGTCTGTCGTCTGCAAGGTGGGTTGGAAATCCTTGAAGCACTCAAAGACGAAGGCGCGACCCCAATGCCGTGTGCCGGAAGGTGCGACGATTGTGTGCCAGTGCTGAAAGGGCATCAGGTGCTCGTCGGAAAACAGGTAGATACGCTCTCCGTACAACCCACCCCTTTACCGCCACCACATCCGGGCGATGGTGAAGAATGCATCTTCGCCGAAATTCGCGAATCTGAACGCAATACATTAGAAGGCTATCGACGCACTGGGGGTTATGAAGCTTTAACCCGTGCCTTGACAACACTCACACAAACAGATGTGATTGAAACGCTTAAAGAGAGCCAACTTGCAGGCAGAGGCGGTGCTGGATTTCCAACAGGCATGAAATGGGAATCGGTTTTGAATGCTCCCGGCGAACCGAAGACGATCGTCTGTAACGCCGATGAAGGCGAACCCGGATGTTTCAAGGATCGGGTTATCCTCGATTATGCCCCACATGCCGTGATTGAAGGGATGACGCTCGCTGCTTACGCAACAGGTGCGACGCGAGGCTTTATCTATCTCCGATATGAGTACCCAGAAACCTTAAAGATACTTGAACGCGCACTCGCAGAAGCGGAGGCAGCGGGACTGCTTAGCGAGGCTATCCTCGGAAATAAACATCGGGGTGAAGACTTCAATTTCCATATCTATATCCGACGGGGGGCTGGTGCTTATGTCTGTGGGGAGGAAGGCTCTCTATTGAACAGTCTGGAAGGGAAGCACCCGTTTCCAAGGAATCGTCCACCTTATCCGGTAACACATGGGTTTGAAAACTTACCGACCGTAGTAAACAATGTGGAGACACTCGCCGCTGCTGTCCAGATTGTACGATACGGCGCAGCGTGGTATAAAAATCTCAGCTACGACGAAAATTTGGCAGGCACGAAGATTATTAGCCTCTCCGGCGACATCCAGAGACCGGGGAACTACGAGGTGCCTTTCGGACTCCCGTTAAAGACGCTCCTCTACGAATGGGCAGGTGGGGCACCAGAGGGACGTGAAATTCAAGTGATCACGACAGCGGGATTATCAGGTGGATTTATCGCTGAGACCGACTTTGACATTACTATTGACGAGCCGAGTTTCCAAAAGGTGGGTGCGATGCTTGGCGCAGCAGGAATTATGGTGTTTGATGACACGCGAGATATGCTTGATGTTGCGCGCAATGCTATGGAATTCTTCGCTGAGGAATCTTGTGGAAAATGTTTTCCGTGCCGCATCGGCACGCATCGCCTGACAGAACTTCTCTCTGAGCCGCTGCAACCAAATTCGGAGGCACTCATCTTGGAGATTGGGGCAGTTATGAGGGCAACAAGTGCGTGCGGTCTCGGGACCGCCGCACCAAACATTACAGATAGCCTGATACGCATTTTAAATTATTGA
- a CDS encoding DUF2088 domain-containing protein: MATYIAHGGQDTVITTEEKRALLHEALLKLGGIPKKILVIPPDITRLHSNAGELTQLLYELWDTANGTTFDILPAIGTHAPMTEPQIAEMYGDLPKATYHVHHWRTGLHHFGEVPSELVQEVSGGKLDYSIPVAVNRRLVEGTYELIISVGQVIPHEVIGIANGFKNILVGAGGVEMINKSHFLGAVDGMERLMGRTDTSVRRVLNYAHAHYLKQLGIVYVMSVMDADASGERVMRGLYVGDDARTFETAAELSRSVNMTFLDEPLSKVVVYLDPREFKSTWLGNKAIYRTRMAMADDGELIIIAPGLREFGEDAEIDRLIRKYGYCGTPATLNAVSENPELQDNLSAAAHLIHGSTEGRFNVTYATEHLTQAEIESVGYQWAPVDEVLAEYNPATLVDGFNDDGFFYISEPGQGLWALHSRFSD, encoded by the coding sequence ATGGCGACCTATATTGCCCACGGTGGACAAGACACCGTTATCACAACCGAAGAAAAACGCGCACTCCTACACGAGGCACTCCTCAAATTAGGCGGTATTCCGAAGAAGATATTGGTAATCCCGCCGGATATAACACGCCTCCATTCAAACGCTGGCGAACTCACCCAACTTCTCTATGAATTATGGGACACCGCAAATGGCACGACTTTCGATATCCTCCCCGCTATCGGCACGCATGCTCCTATGACTGAACCCCAAATTGCCGAGATGTATGGCGATTTACCAAAAGCAACCTATCACGTCCATCACTGGCGAACGGGACTCCACCACTTCGGTGAAGTGCCATCCGAGCTCGTGCAGGAGGTATCGGGCGGTAAACTCGATTACAGTATCCCTGTCGCTGTGAACCGCCGTCTCGTAGAGGGAACCTACGAACTCATCATCTCCGTCGGACAGGTGATCCCACACGAGGTTATCGGTATCGCCAACGGATTTAAAAATATCCTCGTCGGTGCCGGGGGTGTTGAGATGATTAACAAATCCCATTTTCTCGGTGCCGTGGACGGCATGGAACGGCTCATGGGACGAACGGATACCTCTGTCAGGAGAGTGCTGAATTACGCCCACGCGCACTACCTGAAGCAGCTCGGTATCGTGTATGTTATGAGTGTTATGGATGCCGATGCCTCTGGAGAACGGGTAATGCGTGGTCTTTACGTTGGCGATGACGCACGCACCTTTGAGACCGCTGCCGAATTGAGCAGATCCGTTAATATGACGTTCTTAGATGAACCTTTGTCAAAAGTGGTGGTCTATTTGGATCCGAGGGAGTTCAAAAGCACATGGCTTGGTAACAAGGCGATCTATCGCACGCGGATGGCGATGGCGGACGATGGTGAATTGATTATCATCGCACCCGGACTCCGTGAGTTCGGTGAGGACGCTGAAATCGACCGACTCATCCGAAAATACGGCTATTGCGGCACACCGGCAACACTCAACGCTGTTTCAGAAAATCCAGAGTTGCAAGACAACCTTTCCGCTGCTGCACATCTGATTCACGGCAGCACCGAAGGACGTTTCAACGTCACATACGCCACGGAACACCTCACGCAAGCCGAAATCGAATCCGTCGGCTACCAATGGGCACCCGTGGATGAAGTGCTTGCTGAATATAATCCGGCAACGCTTGTTGATGGTTTTAACGACGATGGCTTCTTCTACATCAGCGAACCCGGGCAAGGCTTATGGGCACTCCACTCGCGGTTTAGTGATTAG
- a CDS encoding LamG domain-containing protein, with the protein MRILSFGLALVLVVGIYVAQAVDEDALMLYLPFDDGAGKNPKDASGNENRASIKGNLKWVKGKINGALEFDGGAANFVEVAHSADLEGMKQLTVEAWVQPFGTDALARGIVSKRAAWQNADVYNLFSWNESKFWARVNAKDGQQISSKSLLKDKSWIHLAYVYDGKTKKQLLYVNGELENEVDHPEDEVGKGEKSIWIGILNEGYAQAWNGLIDEVRIWSTVLTEDEIKLSMAGELLLVQSYGKATTTWGRIKKK; encoded by the coding sequence ATGCGGATACTTTCTTTTGGCTTGGCACTTGTGCTTGTTGTCGGTATTTACGTGGCGCAGGCAGTTGATGAAGACGCATTAATGCTCTATTTACCATTTGATGATGGTGCGGGGAAAAATCCTAAAGATGCCTCTGGCAATGAAAATCGAGCCAGTATCAAAGGTAATTTGAAATGGGTCAAAGGCAAAATTAACGGCGCGCTTGAATTTGACGGAGGTGCGGCGAATTTCGTCGAAGTTGCACACAGTGCGGATCTCGAAGGCATGAAACAGTTGACGGTTGAAGCCTGGGTTCAACCTTTTGGGACAGATGCCCTTGCGAGAGGTATTGTTTCCAAGCGTGCAGCATGGCAGAATGCGGATGTTTACAATCTCTTTTCATGGAATGAGAGCAAATTCTGGGCAAGGGTTAACGCCAAGGACGGCCAACAAATTTCATCGAAATCTCTTTTAAAAGATAAAAGCTGGATTCATCTGGCTTACGTGTACGACGGCAAAACAAAGAAGCAACTGCTTTACGTCAACGGCGAACTCGAAAACGAAGTAGATCATCCCGAAGATGAAGTTGGCAAGGGTGAAAAATCTATATGGATTGGCATACTCAATGAAGGGTACGCCCAAGCGTGGAACGGTCTCATTGACGAGGTCAGAATCTGGAGCACCGTCCTCACCGAAGATGAGATCAAATTGTCAATGGCTGGAGAACTCCTACTCGTCCAATCTTATGGAAAAGCGACGACAACATGGGGACGAATTAAGAAGAAATAA
- a CDS encoding MFS transporter, with product TAGGQTYLISVVPSNRLGWATGWYFINMTVGSAVGSAIAGEVIDRIDYSTFGIGAVVLAGVLFVGACFFLPRLAGHSSETQRKRDGIWKSTLNVAAYLDLTRRRNIQMLIGLRVFPTYYWGSVNLLMPILISRIAGVKATGYYGAMSLLFAFGCQLAVGRICDVIGHRTPALVANALVTLLAFGVAFFHDSLIALEVFGILGAGAAWSLSTTIPRFINEFTEPHEKGHGVGLTHLAWSTGFLLGYVASGFLVNFSVQIPFIVAGIFLVFSTGIAYRLQSSNY from the coding sequence ACTGCGGGTGGACAAACCTACCTCATCAGCGTCGTACCGTCAAACCGATTGGGATGGGCAACAGGCTGGTACTTTATCAATATGACTGTCGGAAGCGCAGTTGGGAGTGCCATCGCGGGCGAAGTCATTGATCGTATCGACTATAGTACCTTCGGGATCGGAGCTGTAGTTTTGGCAGGTGTGCTGTTTGTAGGTGCGTGTTTCTTTCTGCCTCGGTTGGCAGGACATTCTTCCGAAACCCAGCGAAAACGCGATGGTATTTGGAAATCCACCCTCAACGTCGCGGCATACCTGGATCTAACTCGGCGGCGGAATATACAGATGCTGATCGGTTTACGGGTTTTCCCGACCTATTATTGGGGCTCTGTGAACCTGCTCATGCCGATTTTGATCTCTCGTATCGCGGGTGTTAAAGCGACTGGCTACTACGGTGCGATGAGTCTGTTATTCGCTTTTGGATGTCAACTGGCTGTTGGAAGAATATGTGATGTGATTGGACATCGCACGCCTGCTCTCGTGGCGAATGCCCTTGTTACACTTCTCGCTTTTGGTGTGGCGTTCTTTCACGATTCTTTAATTGCCCTGGAAGTTTTCGGGATACTCGGTGCAGGCGCGGCGTGGAGTCTTTCAACGACCATTCCTCGGTTTATTAACGAATTCACCGAGCCTCACGAGAAAGGACACGGGGTAGGTCTCACCCACTTAGCATGGAGTACCGGATTCCTTCTCGGCTACGTCGCCAGCGGTTTTTTGGTTAACTTCTCCGTTCAGATTCCATTTATTGTTGCAGGAATTTTCTTGGTTTTTTCAACAGGTATTGCCTACAGACTTCAATCTTCTAACTATTAA
- a CDS encoding HAD family hydrolase yields the protein MVKAVFFDFYNTLCTWGQPLIVRLQKIADRYGFEIDAARYAAARENLYAEASGSDPAGHTLLGTMQEIIESYCEFIRELGWELLQSEHSLFAASAATLYDDTVPTLRHLRDAGFKLAIVSNWDTPLDPLTERLGIAHYFDIIVASHDARVLSAKPDPHIFNYTLTAVGVSAAEAVHVGDTYEADIVGAKNAGIRPILIDRDGTQTGRWRETIRNLSELPELLSVAGRLR from the coding sequence ATGGTAAAAGCCGTTTTTTTTGATTTTTATAATACACTCTGCACGTGGGGACAACCCCTCATAGTGCGTCTCCAGAAAATCGCAGACCGGTACGGTTTTGAAATTGACGCTGCACGCTACGCAGCAGCACGTGAGAATCTCTATGCGGAGGCATCAGGCTCCGATCCTGCTGGACACACTCTTCTTGGAACAATGCAGGAAATCATTGAAAGTTACTGCGAATTTATAAGAGAACTTGGGTGGGAACTGTTGCAATCTGAACACTCGCTCTTTGCTGCAAGTGCCGCTACGCTCTACGATGACACTGTCCCGACCCTTCGGCATTTGAGAGACGCGGGTTTTAAGTTAGCAATCGTTTCAAATTGGGATACGCCGTTGGACCCACTCACCGAGCGGCTTGGCATTGCACACTATTTCGACATAATTGTCGCTTCGCACGATGCGCGCGTCCTATCAGCAAAACCGGATCCGCATATCTTCAACTACACGCTCACAGCAGTGGGAGTTTCAGCGGCAGAAGCAGTTCATGTTGGGGATACTTACGAAGCGGATATTGTTGGGGCAAAAAATGCGGGGATTCGTCCGATACTGATTGATCGAGACGGGACACAAACCGGTAGATGGCGTGAAACAATCCGGAACTTGTCCGAATTACCGGAACTGCTTTCCGTCGCGGGGCGTTTGCGCTGA
- a CDS encoding WD40 repeat domain-containing protein, whose translation MQNPNPQTVSEETQMDTDVTTWALPEGAIARLGRGRVDAVEFSPDGKYLAVGTWIGLWWYELATMQPVDLWETERGAVTALKFSPNGELLATGNWDGGIKVWDVKNHRRLAKMQRTGQFDRASELVFSPDGQCLASSGGRYDAIYIWHHETGEQIAKFTVNEELQPRYRPSSIPITFSPDGKFLIGATPENTFSVWDIETGERIAHLTGHSFSLTALFLSPCRKFLASVDREGNLRKWEVNRLTTNASIPIVPSVPKAINWIQYTFSPDSILLAAEVSGTTITVSDVENNRKIATLVHKEVIQKVRFLQKSSQLVITGEDTIQIWNIRDSAPQLPIIRGHTNACGSVKFSPDGQTLATGYLSGAISLWDAQELERKVTLKCEGLHMTRSIDFSSCGNKLAATSYDKIVRVWDFGKSDVPPVELTGHKAVLYALAFSPKGNSLVSADANGVLGLWDVQHGYKPQMFTKETDWIWSIAFSPDGKSLVSAHQEKRAQLWNIEGGEQIAELSMIHPQDTAKYKGDDHQIQKRLKWLETGSEYRSTPKAITFSPDGTLIAGGVFRELWLWDAATYKTQMVICLPHGCQRAEALTFSPCGRYLVSGASWQGADKASIRLWDVTTGENIATFWSHPTDIQSLDFSPDGSVLASASYDGTILLWDMKPYLC comes from the coding sequence ATGCAAAATCCAAATCCGCAGACAGTTTCCGAAGAAACACAGATGGATACGGATGTCACCACTTGGGCACTCCCAGAAGGGGCAATTGCCCGATTAGGACGCGGGAGGGTAGATGCTGTTGAATTTTCCCCAGATGGAAAATATCTCGCTGTCGGAACATGGATTGGGCTGTGGTGGTATGAACTTGCGACGATGCAGCCTGTCGATCTGTGGGAAACAGAACGTGGGGCGGTTACTGCCCTGAAATTTTCACCGAACGGCGAACTGCTTGCGACCGGCAATTGGGACGGTGGGATTAAAGTGTGGGATGTGAAGAATCACCGACGCCTTGCAAAGATGCAGCGGACGGGACAATTTGATCGGGCTTCTGAACTCGTTTTTTCACCAGATGGGCAATGCTTAGCTTCTTCGGGCGGAAGATACGATGCCATTTATATCTGGCATCACGAAACCGGTGAACAAATTGCAAAATTTACCGTTAATGAAGAACTCCAACCTCGCTATCGCCCCAGTAGCATTCCAATTACCTTTTCACCTGACGGAAAGTTCCTCATAGGCGCAACCCCCGAAAACACCTTTTCAGTCTGGGATATCGAAACCGGTGAGCGTATTGCTCACCTCACAGGACATTCATTTTCACTGACCGCTCTGTTCCTTTCCCCATGTCGTAAGTTTTTGGCATCCGTAGATCGGGAGGGCAACCTCCGCAAGTGGGAGGTTAATAGACTCACCACCAATGCATCCATTCCAATCGTCCCATCCGTGCCAAAAGCGATCAACTGGATACAATACACCTTCTCACCCGACAGTATTTTGCTTGCTGCGGAGGTTTCTGGAACAACCATTACGGTTTCAGATGTAGAAAACAATAGAAAAATTGCGACTTTAGTACATAAAGAGGTTATTCAGAAAGTCCGTTTTTTGCAAAAAAGCTCACAATTGGTTATAACGGGTGAAGATACGATTCAGATTTGGAATATCAGGGACTCCGCACCTCAACTCCCAATTATTCGCGGGCATACTAATGCGTGCGGTTCTGTAAAATTTTCGCCAGATGGACAGACATTGGCTACAGGATATCTCTCAGGTGCCATCAGTTTATGGGATGCTCAGGAATTGGAGCGGAAAGTAACACTCAAATGTGAAGGTCTTCACATGACTCGCTCTATTGACTTTTCATCCTGTGGTAACAAATTGGCAGCCACCTCTTATGATAAGATTGTGAGAGTCTGGGATTTTGGAAAATCAGATGTACCACCAGTTGAACTCACTGGACATAAGGCAGTTCTCTACGCCCTCGCATTCTCTCCAAAAGGCAATTCGTTGGTGAGCGCGGACGCTAACGGTGTCTTGGGCTTATGGGATGTGCAACACGGGTATAAACCCCAAATGTTCACGAAAGAGACAGATTGGATCTGGTCGATCGCCTTTTCACCTGATGGAAAATCCCTTGTGAGCGCACATCAGGAAAAAAGAGCCCAACTGTGGAATATTGAAGGCGGAGAGCAAATTGCTGAACTCTCTATGATTCATCCTCAAGACACTGCTAAATACAAAGGTGATGATCACCAAATTCAGAAGAGACTCAAATGGTTGGAAACAGGTTCGGAGTATAGATCTACACCAAAAGCAATTACCTTTTCGCCTGATGGCACCCTAATTGCAGGTGGTGTTTTTCGAGAGCTCTGGTTGTGGGACGCCGCAACGTACAAAACCCAAATGGTAATATGTTTACCACATGGATGCCAAAGAGCTGAAGCGTTAACTTTTTCCCCGTGTGGACGATATCTCGTTTCAGGTGCATCGTGGCAAGGCGCCGATAAGGCATCGATCCGTTTGTGGGATGTCACTACGGGTGAAAATATCGCCACCTTCTGGAGTCATCCGACTGACATTCAGTCGCTCGATTTCTCGCCGGACGGCTCAGTTTTAGCGAGCGCAAGTTATGACGGTACGATTCTACTATGGGATATGAAACCTTACCTTTGCTGA
- a CDS encoding type II toxin-antitoxin system HicB family antitoxin codes for MQPLKIIVEKHTDGYIAYPLGLKGVVIGQGDTYKESVEDVTSAIQFYIETFGKEELEIEEPALDVFVTEVGI; via the coding sequence ATGCAACCCCTCAAAATTATTGTAGAAAAACACACCGACGGCTATATCGCCTACCCACTCGGATTGAAAGGTGTCGTCATAGGACAAGGTGATACCTACAAGGAAAGTGTTGAGGACGTAACCTCGGCAATTCAGTTTTATATTGAGACCTTTGGAAAAGAAGAACTCGAAATTGAGGAACCCGCCTTGGACGTTTTCGTAACTGAAGTGGGTATCTGA
- a CDS encoding phytanoyl-CoA dioxygenase family protein — translation MLTQEEKWHLDLLGYFVVRSAVPKADVELMKAQMFEWSEWDASDFQPPMRINAPEGKPWWVYNMHYGHEAFQRLILNPEILRVATALTWNQPRVFDVVANICYPNADGLELHGGHKGWFRSPHHQYQVANDEIFASFFNLSVSLVDVPPGNGFACIPGSHKSNFQYPEDITMDDPPPTVHNVPVNAGDFIVFLPNTRHAGRRWNHEDYPRMTVFLRWVYAKQFHHADSSWWLPFDAHKDEIPEALHELESRNHGQRKALNELIEPYKVDVPE, via the coding sequence ATGCTGACACAGGAAGAAAAATGGCATCTTGATCTGCTCGGTTATTTTGTGGTGCGTAGCGCCGTGCCGAAAGCGGATGTCGAACTGATGAAGGCACAGATGTTTGAGTGGTCCGAATGGGACGCGTCAGATTTCCAGCCCCCCATGCGAATCAATGCCCCAGAAGGAAAACCGTGGTGGGTCTACAACATGCATTATGGACATGAGGCGTTCCAACGGCTCATCTTGAACCCAGAAATCCTGCGCGTAGCGACTGCCTTGACCTGGAATCAGCCACGAGTCTTCGATGTTGTAGCGAATATTTGCTATCCCAACGCTGACGGTTTGGAACTGCACGGTGGACATAAAGGGTGGTTCCGAAGTCCACACCACCAATACCAGGTCGCGAACGATGAGATCTTCGCGAGTTTCTTCAATCTTTCTGTTTCGCTTGTGGATGTGCCACCCGGTAATGGATTTGCCTGTATCCCCGGAAGCCACAAATCGAACTTCCAATATCCAGAGGACATTACAATGGACGATCCGCCACCGACGGTTCACAATGTTCCAGTGAACGCTGGTGATTTTATCGTATTTCTGCCGAACACACGTCACGCTGGACGACGCTGGAACCATGAAGATTATCCCCGGATGACAGTGTTCTTACGTTGGGTCTATGCGAAGCAGTTCCACCACGCCGACTCGTCTTGGTGGCTTCCGTTTGATGCGCATAAAGACGAAATTCCAGAGGCACTTCACGAACTTGAAAGTCGCAATCACGGACAGCGGAAGGCGTTGAATGAACTCATAGAGCCGTATAAAGTAGATGTTCCAGAATGA
- the queC gene encoding 7-cyano-7-deazaguanine synthase QueC, whose protein sequence is MRKKAVVLLSGGIDSTTTLAIARAEGYDTYTMSFRYGQRHTVELQYAENVAKVLGVKQHIIVDIDLRTFGASALTADIEVPKDRPDTEMGDSIPITYVPARNTIFLSYALAYAEVLVAHTIFIGANAIDYSGYPDCRPEYIDAYETMANLATQASVEGETKLKIRAPLIDKTKAEVIQIGAALGVDYSLTLSCYDPDTEGRACGGCDSCLLRKKGFQEAGISDPTRYR, encoded by the coding sequence TTGCGTAAAAAAGCAGTCGTCTTACTAAGTGGCGGCATAGATTCAACAACAACACTCGCTATCGCGCGCGCTGAAGGTTACGATACCTACACAATGAGTTTTCGATACGGTCAGCGACACACAGTGGAACTACAGTATGCTGAAAACGTCGCAAAGGTATTAGGCGTCAAACAACACATTATCGTTGACATTGATCTGCGGACTTTCGGAGCATCAGCATTAACAGCAGACATCGAAGTTCCAAAGGATAGACCTGATACTGAAATGGGAGATAGCATACCGATAACCTACGTTCCCGCTCGAAACACAATTTTTCTCTCCTACGCGCTCGCTTATGCTGAAGTTCTTGTTGCTCATACTATTTTTATCGGAGCCAACGCCATTGATTACAGCGGCTATCCAGATTGTCGTCCGGAGTATATAGACGCCTATGAAACGATGGCAAATCTTGCGACACAAGCCAGTGTTGAAGGTGAGACGAAATTGAAAATTCGCGCCCCACTCATTGATAAAACGAAGGCTGAGGTTATTCAAATTGGCGCGGCACTCGGTGTTGATTACAGTCTCACCTTAAGTTGCTACGATCCAGATACCGAAGGCAGAGCATGTGGTGGATGCGATAGTTGCTTGCTCCGAAAGAAAGGCTTTCAAGAGGCAGGTATCTCCGATCCAACGCGCTATCGATAA
- a CDS encoding DUF433 domain-containing protein — MQFDSRTPPTVEELITCDTEIMSGTPVFKNTRVPIKNLIDYLEVGESLDAFLEDFPSVSRAQAVQALKLAKEMLLTHAYAHSH; from the coding sequence ATGCAATTTGATAGTCGAACGCCACCTACGGTTGAGGAGCTTATCACCTGTGATACTGAGATTATGAGCGGTACCCCTGTGTTCAAAAATACCCGTGTTCCGATAAAAAACCTCATCGACTATTTGGAGGTTGGGGAAAGTCTTGATGCCTTTTTGGAGGACTTCCCGTCTGTCAGCCGTGCACAAGCGGTCCAAGCATTGAAACTCGCGAAGGAGATGCTCCTAACACACGCCTATGCACATTCTCATTGA
- a CDS encoding DUF5615 family PIN-like protein: MHILIDECLPKKLKRELREYTVFTVQEKGWAGMKNGELLRQAENEFNVWITADQNIEHQQNLKQFSIAVVVLVAPRNELEALLPLVLCQG; encoded by the coding sequence ATGCACATTCTCATTGATGAGTGTTTGCCTAAAAAACTAAAGCGCGAATTAAGAGAGTATACCGTTTTCACTGTGCAAGAAAAAGGCTGGGCTGGCATGAAGAACGGGGAATTGCTCCGTCAAGCAGAGAACGAATTCAATGTCTGGATAACTGCCGATCAAAATATTGAACATCAGCAGAACCTTAAGCAGTTTAGTATCGCCGTTGTCGTGCTGGTCGCGCCTCGAAATGAGTTAGAAGCACTTCTCCCTCTAGTGCTGTGTCAAGGTTGA